The DNA sequence CCTGACCCACAACCCGGTCAAGATCAGCGCCCTGGCCGCCTCACAAAAGCCCGGACCGGAGCCTGCCCACAACCAGCGCAGGAAACGGCGAGCAGTCCCGGCAGGCTCACGCATCGCCAGCGCTTTCCAGGTCGAAGTAGCTAGCCGGCGGCGAGCGAGGTGGTTGGATATCCGCAGACTCCCGAAGAGGCAGCAGAGCCAGGCCGCCGAGGTGTCGTCGTGGCGGTCACCGGCCGGCGCCGCCGCTGCCGGGGAACCTCGCTCCACCGACTCGGTCGGGAGACCCGGTGACCCCGGCGGTGCTGATAAAGGCCAGCACGGCTGGTTTCGCGCCGTCGAGGGCCTCGACGCTGTTGTGTTCGGCCCCGGGCAGCACGACCAGGGTGCTGTTCTCCGGGGCCTGGGCGTGCAGTCGGTAGGCATCCGACAGCGGAACGGTGGTGTCCCGCTGCCCGTGAACCAGCAGAACCGGCGCGTGCACGCGTCCGACCGTGTAGATCGGGGCGAACTCGGTGAACCGGTGCCCGACGGTGTGTTCGACGTAGCGCAGGACCAGGGCAGCCAGCGGGCCGGGCAGCCGGCGGCGGAGCCTGCGGCCCATGAACTCCTTCGGTCCGCCATCGAGGCCAGCGACACCACAGCGGCAATCGCTGGGTCGTCGGTCGCGACGAACAGGCAGGCGCCGGCGCCCACCGAGTGCCCGACGAGCACGACGCGGGCCGGGTCGACCTGTGGCTGGGTGCGCAGCCAGGCCAGCGCCGCGCGGACGTCCTCGGCGAACGCAGGCATCGAGGTGACGTCGGTGTCGTCGCTGCGGCTGTGGCCGAAAGTGTCCAGCAACAGCACGTGCAACCCGGCGTCCAGCAGCGGCTCGGACACCGGCAGCATGTCGGTGGCACTGCCACCCCAGCCGTGCACCACCAGCGCCGCCGCCCCGGGAGGCCGGGCCTCGCCCGGTCGCCCGGTCGGCGCCTCGCGCAGCCAGCCGCGCAGCATCGCACCGTGGTTTGCCGTGATCGCGACGTCAATCGCTTCTGCGGGCACACCTCCAGCGGCAGCTGGACGGCGCGGAGGGCGACCAATTCGGTGCTCGGCGCCTCGGTTGACCACCCCCAGCCCGGCCCCCAGGGCACCGACGGCACCCACCGCGAGCAGCACACGCCTGCGGGTCACCGGCTCCCATTTGCTCCTACCGCCGGACCGGGGCCTCATTCACCCGGACAGTCCTCGGACCTCTCGAGTCTGCCATCGCTGTACATCCAGTAGGCACCTGCCGAGGTGAGGGTGCTCTGTCGGCGGCCACGAGAGACTGCCCGGAGACGGGCACGAAGCTGCCCGTTGGCGGTCATGAAATGTGCCCGCTGATGGTCATGGGATCTGCCCGACACGACGTCGTCTGCCTGGCCGCGTTTCGCGGTTGAGGCCCCTTCCTCGGGTGCGCTTGGGGGTGCTGAAGCACCCGTCACCCGAGGAAGGGACACCGTGAAGTCTGCCGAGGAGATCACGAACATTCTGGATGCCTACGACCTGACCCGGTCGTTTCGCGATGCCGGCGAGTTGGCTGGCTGCTCGCACCACACCGTGAAGCACTACGCGGAGAAGAGGGATGCTGCTGGCCGGCTCGACCGAACCGCTGCGCGACCGCAGCTGATCGACCGCCGGCCGGTGCGCTCGAGAGGACCCCGAAGCCCAAGAACGCGGCCGAGGCAAAGTTCCTCGCCCTCGGCGATGGTGCCCGGTTGTAGCTGGTCGAGGCTACGGCCGCGGGGTCCACGAAGATGCGGGTCAAGATGAGCCAGGCGCTGGCTTTGGTGAAGCTGTTCGGCTTCGGTTCCTGGCGGCGCTCCGAGATGGTTGTCGGCGTCGACGTCGCGGCGGGTGGTGGTGCGGGGCAACCCGATACAGCAAGGGCAACAGGGCCCAACCGCTGGCGGATCAGGAGACGCGGCGGTGCTGCCGGTCACTGACGGTGAGGTCGAGCTGGACTGGCAGTGCTGGGTTGTCTAGGGCTTGGCGGGCGTGGCTGGCAGCCTGGGTCTCGATCCGGCGGCGAAGGGAAGCCAGGTCTGCGCCCTGCTCGAGGGTCGCGATGATCACCAGTCGTGGGCTGGCGGCATGACCGATCAGCCGGGTGCGAGCCTCTCGTATGCCCGGGTAGGTCTCGATTTCCTCCGTGACGGCGTGTGTCAGGGCGCCACTGGCGATGGTGGTACGCCCCGCGGAGCGGTCCCCGGCCAGGGTGATGTCCCCGATCCGGTCGGTGGTGAACAGCAGCGCGATGAGCCACCACAGTGCGAGCAGTGCGATGAGCGCCGCCGCCGCGGCGATGACCACCCACAGCCAGCCCCCGTGTTCGCCGAAGTAGGCCCTGACTCGGTCGGATAGCAGCGTTGCCTTCGCTGTGTCCTGGCCGAACGCGCCGAAGCCCGCCAGCGCACCGATGGTCCCGACCGCAAGGAGGACCAGCGCGAACAGCGTGAGCATGATGCGGTTGGTCCGGTCGGCGTGCATCAGCCTCTCCCGGGCTTGACGCGCACCTCGAGGTCAGGGGCAGGGGTCAGCTCGAGCTCGTTGAGCCGGGACTGCGCTCTCTGTAGGGCCTGGTCACGCAGGGCTTCAGCGGGGTGGATCTTGAGTCCGGAGGTCCGCGCCGAGACCCGCACGGCGCGCCGGCGGACCTTCACCTGGGGGCGCTCGATGCCCTCCACCTCACCGACTGCGGTGCGAACGAATGCGGCCACCCCGCGTCGGGTGTACGCGGCGTCGGTGAGGTCCGAGGCCACCCGCAGCCGGCTGGGGCGCTGGGGCTTGAGCTCCAGCGCGAGTAGGAGCAGGCCGACAAGGATGAGGAGAGCGCAGCTCGTTCGAACGGTGCCGTCCTGCCAGGCGTGCCGCCCGGCCCAGTCATATCCGGCGCGCCAGTCCACGATCGCTGGCGTTCCGCTGACCCGGAAGGCGATCACCTCTACAACCACCAGCAGCCCGCCGAGCAGGAGGCCCAGGCTGAGCAAGGCACCAAGCACGCGGTTGACTTGCTTCACGGCCAGTCCTTCGCTTCAGTGCACGCGCGGTGGCGCGGCGAGTTGAGTGACGAGGTCGCTGACCTTGATGGTGACCTCGGCCACCGGCAGACCGGTCAGGTCGCCCACCCGATCGCGAACATGTTGACGCACGGCGGACGTCACGGCTGGGATCGACGCTGGCCATCGCACGCTGAGGGTCACCCCGATGAACGCCACCCCGTGCTGCAGCCGCGCTGTGGTCTTCGGCAGATCGGTCAGGCTGGTTTCCCGGACGCCGAGCATCTTGGTCCCGGGCATCGTTCGCCCCAGGACCCGAGGGGCAGCGGCGCCGGCGTCCGCGATCTCGACAGCGGCGCGCGCGGCAATCTTCGCCGCCACCGTGTCCTGGATGGTGATCATCCCGAGGTCAGTCGGTCCGACCGAGTCAACCGCGCCCGGCGCGCCAGCAGTGGACTCTGGGGGCAAGCCGCTGGGGGTGGTCATCGACCGCTACGCCCACCGGAGAGGTAGCGACTGAGATCGAGGTCACCGTCGAGGACCTTCGCCACAACGAAACCGATCAGGCCAAACAGGGCCACAATGAGCATCTGACCGAAACTCCCGAAGGCCAGCGCCAGGCCAAGGATCAGCCCGGTCATCGTGCCGATCGTTGTGCGGTTCATGCGGTCTCACCTTCTTCCAGAGTTGCTCCAGCGACCCGGCTCTTTGACTTCAGCGCACCCGTAGCCGTCGATTGCGCTCACGCATCGCGCGGCGGACGCCCCCAACCAAGCGTCTCGGCCACGCCCTGGTCGAAACAGCCACCACCCGTGCGGGCGCTTCGAGATCTTGCGTGTCCTTCCACCGTTGCAGACCCGCAACGAAATGAGCAGAGTCTCCTCCGACATCCGGATGATGGGTTCGGATGAACTGCCGCCGCGCGGCCCGTTCGCGTTCTTGTCGCTCGTCCATTCGCCCCAACCCCCTCCGGTCGCCTCCCTCTCCACGCCTGGCCGGCTCCCGGCACGGCTCCTAGGCTCCTCCAGGGTTGAAGTCACCTG is a window from the Actinomycetes bacterium genome containing:
- a CDS encoding alpha/beta hydrolase — its product is MGRRLRRRLPGPLAALVLRYVEHTVGHRFTEFAPIYTVGRVHAPVLLVHGQRDTTVPLSDAYRLHAQAPENSTLVVLPGAEHNSVEALDGAKPAVLAFISTAGVTGSPDRVGGARFPGSGGAGR
- the amaP gene encoding alkaline shock response membrane anchor protein AmaP; translated protein: MHADRTNRIMLTLFALVLLAVGTIGALAGFGAFGQDTAKATLLSDRVRAYFGEHGGWLWVVIAAAAALIALLALWWLIALLFTTDRIGDITLAGDRSAGRTTIASGALTHAVTEEIETYPGIREARTRLIGHAASPRLVIIATLEQGADLASLRRRIETQAASHARQALDNPALPVQLDLTVSDRQHRRVS
- a CDS encoding DUF6286 domain-containing protein gives rise to the protein MKQVNRVLGALLSLGLLLGGLLVVVEVIAFRVSGTPAIVDWRAGYDWAGRHAWQDGTVRTSCALLILVGLLLLALELKPQRPSRLRVASDLTDAAYTRRGVAAFVRTAVGEVEGIERPQVKVRRRAVRVSARTSGLKIHPAEALRDQALQRAQSRLNELELTPAPDLEVRVKPGRG
- a CDS encoding Asp23/Gls24 family envelope stress response protein: MITIQDTVAAKIAARAAVEIADAGAAAPRVLGRTMPGTKMLGVRETSLTDLPKTTARLQHGVAFIGVTLSVRWPASIPAVTSAVRQHVRDRVGDLTGLPVAEVTIKVSDLVTQLAAPPRVH
- a CDS encoding DUF2273 domain-containing protein, which codes for MNRTTIGTMTGLILGLALAFGSFGQMLIVALFGLIGFVVAKVLDGDLDLSRYLSGGRSGR